The nucleotide sequence TTTTAGAAACGACggtgagaaaatgtcaaaacaaatcataacctaaaaaaatatcgcaacataacctctaaaaacatatttaactacgtcatcaaaatcgaaatattataattatctttaaaaaatgaaatcttgatgaTTTATCATAGTACCAAACGGGTTTTTTAGAAACGACggtgagaaaatgtcaaaacaaatcataacctaaaaaaatatcgcaacataacctctaaaaacatatttaactacgtcatcaaaatcgaaatattataattatctttaaaaaatgaaatcttgatgaTTTATCGTAGTACCAAACGGGTTTTTTAGAAACGACggtgagaaaatgtcaaaacaaatcataacctaaaaaaagtATCGCAACATAAcctctaaaaacatatttaactacgtcatcaaaatcgaaatattataattatctttaaaaaatgaaatcttgatgaTTTATCATAGTACCAAACGGGTTTTTTAGAAACGACggtgagaaaatgtcaaaacaaatcataacctaatAAAATATCGCAACATAAcctctaaaaacatatttaactacgtcatcaaaatcgaaatattataattatctttaaaaaatgaaatcttgatgatttatcatagttccaaacgggttttttttagaaacgacggtgagaaaatgtcaaaacaaatcataacctaaaaaaatatcgcaacataacctctaaaaacatatttaactacgtcatcaaaatcgaaatattataattatctttaaaaaatgaaatcttgatgaTTTATCATAGTACCAAACGGGTTTTTTAGAAACGACggtgagaaaatgtcaaaacaaatcataacctaatAAAATATCGCAACATAAcctctaaaaacatatttaactacgtcatcaaaatcgaaatattataattatctttaaaaaatgaaatcttgatgatttatcatagttccaaacgggttttttttagaaacgacggtgagaaaatgtcaaaacaaatcataacctaaaaaagtatcgcaacataacttctaaaaacatatttaactacgtcatcaaaatcgaaatattataattatctttaaaaaatgaaatcttgatgatttatcatagttccaaacgggttttttttagaaacgacggtgagaaaatgtcaaaacaaatcataacctaaaaaagtatcgcaacataacttctaaaaacatatttaactacgtcatcaaaatcgaaatattataattatctttaaaaaatgaaatcttgatgatttatcatagttccaaacgggttttttttagaaacgacggtgagaaaatgtcaaaacaaatcataacctaaaaaaatatcgcaacataacttctaaaaacatatttaactacgtcatcaaaatcgaaatattataattatctttaaaaaatgaaatcttgatgaTTTATCGTAGTTCCAAAcgggttttttttagaaacgacggtgagaaaatgtcaaaacaaatcataacctaaaaaaatatcgcaacataacctctaaaaacatatttaactacgtcatcaaaatcgaaatattataattatctttaaaaaatgaaatcttgatgaTTTATCGTAGTTCCAAAcgggttttttttagaaacgacggtgagaaaatgtcaaaacaaatcataacctaaaaaagtatcgcaacataacttctaaaaacatatttaactacgtcatcaaaatcgaaatattataattatctttaaaaaatgaaatcttgatgaTTTATCGTAGTTCCAAACGGGTTTTTTAGAAACGACggtgagaaaatgtcaaaacaaatcataacctaaaaaaagtATCGCAACATaacttctaaaaacatatttaactacgtcatcaaaatcgaaatataattatctttaaaaaatgaaatcttgatgaTTTATCGTAGTACCAAACGGGTTTTTTAGAAACGACggtgagaaaatgtcaaaacaaatcataacctaaaaaaagtATCGCAACATaacttctaaaaacatatttaactacgtcatcaaaatcgaaatataattatctttaaaaaatgaaatcttgatgaTTTATCGTAGTTCCAAACGGGTTTTTTAGAAACGACggtgagaaaatgtcaaaacaaatcataacctaaaaaagtatcgcaacataacttctaaaaacatatttaactacgtcatcaaaatcgaaatattataattatctttaaaaaataaaatcttgatgatttatcatagttccaaacgggttttttttagaaacgacggtgagaaaatgtcaaaacaaatcataacctaaaaaagtatcgcaacataacttctaaaaacatatttaactacgtcatcaaaatcgaaatattataattatctttaaaaaatgaaatcttgatgaTTTATCGTAGTTCCAAAcgggttttttttagaaacgacggtgagaaaatgtcaaaacaaatcataacctaaaaaaatatcgcaacataacttctaaaaacatatttaactacgtcatcaaaatcgaaatattataattatctttaaaaaatgaaatcttgatgaTTTATCGTAGTTCCAAAcgggttttttttagaaacgacggtgagaaaatgtcaaaacaaatcataacctaaaaaagtatcgcaacataacttctaaaaacatatttaactacgtcatcaaaatcgaaatattataattatctttaaaaaatgaaatcttgatgatttatcatagttccaaacgggtttttttttagaaacgacggtgagaaaatgtcaaaacaaatcataacctaaaaaagtatcgcaacataacttctaaaaacatatttaactacgtcatcaaaatcgaaatattataattatctttaaaaaatgaaatcttgatgatttatcatagttccaaacgggttttttttagaaacgacggtgagaaaatgtcaaaacaaatcataacctaaaaaagtatcgcaacataacttctaaaaacatatttaactacgtcatcaaaatcgaaatattataattatctttaaaaaatgaaatcttgatgatttatcatagttccaaacgggttttttttagaaacgacggtgagaaaatgtcaaaacaaatcataacctaaaaaagtatcgcaacataacttctaaaaacatatttaactacgtcatcaaaatcgaaatattataattatctttaaaaaataaaatcttgatgatttatcatagttccaaacgggttttttttagaaacgacggtgagaaaatgtcaaaacaaatcataacctaaaaaagtatcgcaacataacttctaaaaacatatttaactacgtcatcaaaatcgaaatattataattatctttaaaaaatgaaatcttgatgatttatcatagttccaaacgggttttttttagaaacgacggtgagaaaatgtcaaaacaaatcataacctaaaaaagtatcgcaacataacttctaaaaacatatttaactacgtcatcaaaatcgaaatattataattatctttaaaaaatgaaatcttgatgatttatcatagttccaaacgggttttttttagaaacgacggtgagaaaatgtcaaaacaaatcataacctaaaaaaagtATCGCAACATaacttctaaaaacatatttaactacgtcatcaaaatcgaaatataattatctttaaaaaatgaaatcttgatgaTTTATCGTAGTACCAAACGGGTTTTTTAGAAACGACggtgagaaaatgtcaaaacaaatcataacctaaaaaaagtATCGCAACATaacttctaaaaacatatttaactacgtcatcaaaatcgaaatataattatctttaaaaaatgaaatcttgatgaTTTATCGTAGTTCCAAACGGGTTTTTTAGAAACGACggtgagaaaatgtcaaaacaaatcataacctaaaaaagtatcgcaacataacttctaaaaacatatttaactacgtcatcaaaatcgaaatattataattatctttaaaaaataaaatcttgatgatttatcatagttccaaacgggttttttttagaaacgacggtgagaaaatgtcaaaacaaatcataacctaaaaaagtatcgcaacataacttctaaaaacatatttaactacgtcatcaaaatcgaaatattataattatctttaaaaaatgaaatcttgatgaTTTATCGTAGTTCCAAAcgggttttttttagaaacgacggtgagaaaatgtcaaaacaaatcataacctaaaaaaatatcgcaacataacttctaaaaacatatttaactacgtcatcaaaatcgaaatattataattatctttaaaaaatgaaatcttgatgaTTTATCGTAGTTCCAAAcgggttttttttagaaacgacggtgagaaaatgtcaaaacaaatcataacctaaaaaagtatcgcaacataacttctaaaaacatatttaactacgtcatcaaaatcgaaatattataattatctttaaaaaatgaaatcttgatgatttatcatagttccaaacgggtttttttttagaaacgacggtgagaaaatgtcaaaacaaatcataacctaaaaaagtatcgcaacataacttctaaaaacatatttaactacgtcatcaaaatcgaaatattataattatctttaaaaaatgaaatcttgatgatttatcatagttccaaacgggttttttttagaaacgacggtgagaaaatgtcaaaacaaatcataacctaaaaaagtatcgcaacataacttctaaaaacatatttaactacgtcatcaaaatcgaaatattataattatctttaaaaaatgaaatcttgatgatttatcatagttccaaacgggttttttttagaaacgacggtgagaaaatgtcaaaacaaatcataacctaaaaaagtatcgcaacataacttctaaaaacatatttaactacgtcatcaaaatcgaaatattataattatctttaaaaaataaaatcttgatgatttatcatagttccaaacgggttttttttagaaacgacggtgagaaaatgtcaaaacaaatcataacctaaaaaagtatcgcaacataacttctaaaaacatatttaactacgtcatcaaaatcgaaatattataattatctttaaaaaatgaaatcttgatgatttatcatagttccaaacgggttttttttagaaacgacggtgagaaaatgtcaaaacaaatcataacctaaaaaagtatcgcaacataacttctaaaaacatatttaactacgtcatcaaaatcgaaatattataattatctttaaaaaatgaaatcttgatgatttatcatagttccaaacgggttttttttagaaacgacggtgagaaaatgtcaaaacaaatcataacctaaaaaagtatcgcaacataacttctaaaaacatatttaactacgtcatcaaaatcgaaatattataattatctttaaaaaataaaatcttgatgatttatcatagttccaaacgggttttttttagaaacgacggtgagaaaatgtcaaaacaaatcataacctaaaaaagtatcgcaacataacttctaaaaacatatttaactacgtcatcaaaatcgaaatattataattatctttaaaaaatgaaatcttgatgaTTTATCGTAGTTCCAAACGGGTTTTTTAGAAACGACggtgagaaaatgtcaaaacaaatcataacctaaaaaaatatcgcaacataacttctaaaaacatatttaactacgtcatcaaaatcgaaatattataattatctttaaaaaatgaaatcttgatgaTTTATCGTAGTTCCAAACGGGTTTTTTAGAAACGACggtgagaaaatgtcaaaacaaatcataacctaaaaaaagtATCGCAACATaacttctaaaaacatatttaactacgtcatcaaaatcgaaatattataattatctttaaaaaataaaatcttgatgatttatcatagttccaaacgggttttttttagaaacgacggtgagaaaatgtcaaaacaaatcataacctaaaaaagtatcgcaacataacttctaaaaacatatttaactacgtcatcaaaatcgaaatattataattatctttaaaaaatgaaatcttgatgaTTTATCGTAGTTCCAAACGGGTTTTTTAGAAACGACggtgagaaaatgtcaaaacaaatcataacctaaaaaaatatcgcaacataacttctaaaaacatatttaactacgtcatcaaaatcgaaatattataattatctttaaaaaatgaaatcttgatgaTTTATCGTAGTACCAAACGGGTTTTTTAGAAACGACggtgagaaaatgtcaaaacaaatcataacctaaaaaaatatcgcaacataacctctaaaaacatatttaactacgtcatcaaaatcgaaatattataattatctttaaaaaatgaaatcttgatgaTTTATCGTAGTTCCAAACGGGTTTTTTAGAAACGACggtgagaaaatgtcaaaacaaatcataacctaaaaaaagtATCGCAACATaacttctaaaaacatatttaactacgtcatcaaaatcgaaatattataattatctttaaaaaatgaaatcttgatgaTTTATCGTAGTACCAAACGGGTTTTTTAGAAACGACggtgagaaaatgtcaaaacaaatcataacctaaaaaaagtATCGCAACATaacttctaaaaacatatttaactacgtcatcaaaatcgaaatattataattatctttaaaaaatgaaatcttgatgatttatcatagttccaaacgggtttttttagaaacgacggtgagaaaatgtcaaaacaaaccataacctaaaaaaatatcgcaacataacttctaaaaacatatttaactacgtcatcaaaatcgaaatattataattatctttaaaaaatgaaatcttgatgaTTTATCGTAGTTCCAAAcgggttttttttagaaacgacggtgagaaaatgtcaaaacaaatcataacctaaaaaaatatcgcaacataacctctaaaaacatatttaactacgtcatcaaaatcgaaatattataattatctttaaaaaatgaaatcttgatgatttatcatagttccaaacgggtttttttagaaacgacggtgagaaaatgtcaaaacaaatcataacctaaaaaagtatcgtaacataacctctaaaaacatatttaactacgtcatcaaaatcgaaatattataattatctttaaaaaatgaaattttaatgatttatcatagtttttgaaaatttttcgtcATTGTTCTAATCTAGATATTGggtgagaaaataattttcagagtaccaaatatatttttcgttcctcacaaaaaaaactgttaattaaatttctttgtttGGTAGTTATTTGAATTCGTTTTAATTCGATTAAAAACCGGTTTCTACAGTCTTCATtataatctaaaataaaattgcaccttttcaacttctttttcatttattttttcattttggatTCTACATACGAGGGGCGGtttttaaataacgaaacttgTATACAAAACGTTTTATTTTAAGTCAAATATCGTTTcttttaatgcagatttgatTTCTCGTACGCTATTAACTTTCCCAATAAGTTTGAGTCActgaattgattgatttttgtcataattttgaGATCAGCAACTCAAAAATTGGGTCGTACCACAACTAGATAATTTTCCAGTCTAATTGAAGATTTTTGGACggtgtaaatatttataaataaataatactcgTAGTTTTCGTAtcgaaattttattacattctcatataaagtataataaacaaaaatagaaattaaacagctaaattatgaatataaatatttaaatccCTAGTGGTGATTCACGGGAACCGGATGtttttaaaatggtttgtaCACGGGCGCTCGTGGTGGGAGTGGCACGTGACTAGTATCTGACGTTTCCTTTGTTCGTAGAATTTACATTTCAGTCATTGAGAGcttcgaaaacaaacaaaattgccATCAGCTTCACGAGATACCACTTCATAGTCCAAAGGTGTGCAGTAGGAAAAGCTGGTGTTGTTGGACTTGGACTCCTCGGTCTCCCGATTTGTGTAGTCGTGATTTTTTTCTGTGGGGGTTTCCAGATCGATGTAGTAGACATGCTGCACGCAATTGAGGCCGTAATTGAGTAccaataaaagtaaatattcaatttttttatcatccgGTTCCCGTGAATGACCCTTTAGAATGTTTTTAGATGTTTACTGCAACAATTAAAGTGTATTTTGATTAATTGTAACGAATTATGAAACGACGATCGGATATCCAAAAGAGATTTCACGGAATGGCATCAGAAAGGAAAACTCGTGCCAAAAAAAAGCGAAGTCTGGTAGCAGCTAATCTCCTAATATGtctaatatttctttgaaacttTTACCTTTCGTTTCGGGTACGACGAAAACAACGAAACTGATAGAAAATACGGAGGCGACGGCGAATATAGCGAAAACTCCCGTCATATTGAGTGCGTTTTCCAAATAAGGAAAACACAAAGTAACCAAAAAAGACAAAGATAAACAAACGAAAGTCGATAAACTGGCGGCCaaagattttatattattttgaaataattctccGCAAATGGTTAAAGGTAAAGTACCGTACCCGAAATTGAaagatacgaaaaaaattacgaGACTCAATAAAGGTAACCAAAAAATCGTATCCGTGTCGTATTCgttttgattaaaaaagaagaatgtacCTATACAAGTTAACGATAAAGTACAACCTATATTTGAGGTTAATAGAAGCTTCTTTCTGCCTAATTTATCTACCAAAATGGTCGCTAGAACATTCGATATTATCTGTACAACCCCGATGATTATGGAAGCCGTATTAGATGGTATACTAGTACCGGTAGCTTCGAAAATGGTTTGCATATAAGATAAAACCGCCATGAAACCTAATAGTTGTTGAAACGCCAACAACCCGCACGTAATAATCAATCCCTTCCTCGCAGCTTTAGTCGAATATATATCCCTccaatttttacttttattctCCTTTACCACGTCTATCAAATACGCCAACTCCCTTTCTACTTCGCCAGGTTTCCGTATTTTCCTCAAACAATCCTCGGCTTCTTTACGCAGATCGTTCGCTAGGAAATGATAAGGACTTTCGGGTATGAAAGGTACGAATATCAAGTAAAATATAAGGATAGGTACGACTTGGAGGAAAGCGAAGGTTCTGATAGAAACAAAAGGACCGATTGCGTAAACGAACAGATATCCCGAAGATCCCATTATACCCATTATGCAGCCCAGGACGCCTCGATTGGAATCCTCCGAAATTTCGGCCACGTAACTCGGTAAAACCGCCAAAGTACTACCGCAGCTAATACCGATTAGAAATCTCGTTATATACAACGTAGTTACCGATTTAGCGAAAGCTATAACTATGTAGCACACCAAGAAAGATATACTGAAGAAAAGTAAAGTTTTCTTCCTTCCTATTCTATCCGCTACCAATCCAGCGATTATGGTACCGAAAACGCTAGCTATCGAAGGTAACGAAGCTATCCAAGATTCTTGGGAAGTTGTAATCGGTTCACCTAACGGATTAATATCCGGATCGGTGCTTGATAGCTTCGGTAACGAAGGAGATGACCAGGACATCGCTATTCCCGTTGTGAACGTCAATATATTTACTGAAACCAAAATGAATAACATCAGTTTCGACAGCTAcaagatgttttttttattttaaaagcaaAAGCTAGAAGGTAATTCCGATGGGGATGCCTGCGGATATTAATCTTGAATTTACAACACAGAAAACAGTTCTGGAAGCCTAAGAACTCGATGAGATCCTGAGATGAAGTACCTGCTTTGTATCAGATCGCCATTCCAGGATGTGTTCAAGATCTGGACGTTTAAGAACTCGATGTCTGTCTATTGGATAAGACTTTCTTCTATACTCCAAACTATCCAAGATTTTCGTCAATTCTGGATTATCTACAAAACCAATTGAGCTCTTCTGCATTGAGTCAAACATCCTCAAGGTATActtgggagccgagctccaaatttTCGAACAATACTTGGAAGATGGACGAATTTGgtccttgtagaggattagaagctgttgctgAGTATGTAGACATGATCAAATCCTGAGATGAAATGCCTTTTATGTATCAGATCGCTTCCACACCACTCCAGGATGTTTTCAAGATCCGGTTTGCACCTTTGTCGAGTAGATCATTCATGCATCCTTGGGGAAGACCATCGTTGACCTCAAAACTTTCTGTCCGTCGATAGCGATCTGGCTGGATCAGTCTTCCAATGGAGATGCCTTGAATTTATAGCACACAAAAGAGTCAATATGAATTGACGTTCTGGACGTTTGCAAACTCGATGAGTATGAGCTTTGTCTGTCTATTGGATaagtttttcttctatattccGAGCTATCCAAGATTTTCGTCAATTCTGGATTGTCTACAAAACCAATTGAGCTCTTCTGCATTGAGTCAAGCATCCTCAAGGTATActtgggagccgagctccaaatttTCGAACAATACTTATAAGATGGACGAATTTGgtccttgtagaggattagaagctgttgctgAGTATGTAGACATGATCAAATCCTGAGATGAAATGCCTTTTATGTATCAGATCGCTTCCACACCACTCCAGGATGTTTTCAAGATCCGGTTTGCACCTTTGTCAAGTAGATCATTCATGCATCCTTGGGGAAGACCATCGTTGACCTCAAAACTTTCTGTCCGTCGATAGCGATCTGGCTGGATCAGTCTTCCAATGGAGATGCCTTGAATTTATAGCACACAAAAGAGTCAATATGAATTGACGTTCTGGACGTTTGCAAACTCGATGAGTATGAGCTTTGTCTGTCTATTGGATaagtttttcttctatattccGAGCTATCCAAGATTTTCGTCAATTCTGGATTATCTACAAAACCAATTGAGCTCTTCTGCATGGAGTCAAGCATCCTCAAGGTATActtgggagccgagctccaaatttTCGAACAATACTTATAAGATGGACGAATTTGgtccttgtagaggattagaagctgttgctgAGTATGTAGACATGATCAAATCCTGAGATGAAGTGTCTTCTTGGTAAAAACAACATGTTGGGTATCTGTATCAGATCGGGGAACATTGGGGAACACCAGCGTCGACCTGGTTCGAGATTCctcatatttttctatagtttCAGTCCAAACGTTGGTGACATAGGTCAGGAATAATATGGAGAAACAAAGCATGATCAGAACCAAGAGCTAAAAGATAATAACGAAGACGGCTGGAATGAAAAcggtaaaaaaataaagggaaaGTTTGGGATGTTTAAGAATCATCTCGAAAGAATACTAAAAAATGATCAAACATAGAACCCGGACATATGGAGACCACTAGGTGGATATTAGAAAGATCGTCGGAGCCTCAATTAGAGCTAAATCTGAGTCTAGATTAAACAGTTTAATTGTGTAGAtgacaatttgtttatttatgttttaaagtGTTTATCTGAATGCATTTGGTTTGCGAAAAGAGGCCGTAtcgagaatattttttaattcaaagatCTTCAAACGTTTTTGGAATTATAGTTTTCAGAAATCGAAGACGATTAACTTTAAGTAGGTATGCGGATTTGTgacaaaaatttcgaaactaCTTACCACAAAAAGCGGCCGAGTGCAAAAAAATTTTCGTCTTTTCcaacattttaaaaagaaaactgtaaaaacaacaaaaatagattaaaaaaaattgtttttaataaaagaactatcaaaaattaaccattAATGTCACCACCTCCCCCAAAACATGTCATTTAAACTGATTtatactacaccaacactataaactcagtttaccttcaatctctgaagatgataacttggttatcgaaacgcgcgtcaaacagtgttggtgtagttgtaatttaaacagtgtgttcaatatgaataccACCAACGGTTCCAGGAACATCTGGTTCACTATCTGAATTGAACTTCGCTTTCCATAATCTCCATTTTCCTACTTCTTCTTctagtttttcttcttcttattcattttatttgcagattcctctgtatcagttcctCGGAGTTGGACTACCAGCTGTCCATCCATCTCCATGGTGGTTTtcttttccctattggtttccCTTCAAGTACAATGCGTGGCAGTCAATTTTCTTCTATTCTTCTCACGTGGACGTACCAGTATCTTCATTTTcctacttcttcttcttctttttcttcttct is from Diorhabda sublineata isolate icDioSubl1.1 chromosome 1, icDioSubl1.1, whole genome shotgun sequence and encodes:
- the LOC130442636 gene encoding facilitated trehalose transporter Tret1-like, whose protein sequence is MLEKTKIFLHSAAFCVNILTFTTGIAMSWSSPSLPKLSSTDPDINPLGEPITTSQESWIASLPSIASVFGTIIAGLVADRIGRKKTLLFFSISFLVCYIVIAFAKSVTTLYITRFLIGISCGSTLAVLPSYVAEISEDSNRGVLGCIMGIMGSSGYLFVYAIGPFVSIRTFAFLQVVPILIFYLIFVPFIPESPYHFLANDLRKEAEDCLRKIRKPGEVERELAYLIDVVKENKSKNWRDIYSTKAARKGLIITCGLLAFQQLLGFMAVLSYMQTIFEATGTSIPSNTASIIIGVVQIISNVLATILVDKLGRKKLLLTSNIGCTLSLTCIGTFFFFNQNEYDTDTIFWLPLLSLVIFFVSFNFGYGTLPLTICGELFQNNIKSLAASLSTFVCLSLSFLVTLCFPYLENALNMTGVFAIFAVASVFSISFVVFVVPETKGKSFKEILDILGD